The window gtggggaccggcctgcagGTTTTACATTTGGTTCCCAGAATGTAGCAAAAACaggtacacaaacacacacacacacacacacatagattgTCTTTATGAATGCTTTACTAATGAAAGAATGCAGAAAGGAAATGGGAATAAAAGTAAGCAAAGGTTACAGATATACAGATCCGTTTTGTTTCCCAGCAGATATAAGGGCTGTTACATTAGGGCtattttttgtgcataaagGATTGGTTCAAAATGCAGATCACAGCATCATCAGCTTTCCAAAAGTACTATTgaaatttaacttttatttgagTTATTGAATGCTAATTCAAGCCTTGGCAGGTCTTTAACCAGAACACCATTTCTTGAGCTGAAAATATCAGCCAGAGGGGCAGCCATTGGAGAAGGTTTGTATTCATTACACTTTGGGCCCTGCAGACTGGGTTCACATTTCACTTCATAAGTAAAATAGAAGGTGCCATATTTAAAAGCACAAGCATCATACACAACTCCACTTCTAAGATGAAAAGAGCATGAACCAAGGAAATCGCTGTTCCAGGAGCTGTCTGCATCATACACTTTAAAAGTTATTTGTCTGGCCATGCTGATCTTAATAGCaccaaaattaaatgtttctcGCCAGCGTggattgtcattattattaatggtcACGGTGCGCCTGGATTTTCTGCCATATTTAACTAATACACAGCCATCTGTTTGTGTCACTCTATCTCCATACAGACCTCTGGCTCTGAGATTGTAGACTTTGAGGGTTGCAAGTCCGCTTTCAGCTGGACAGCAGTTAGACTTTATAGTTCGACTACTTTCACAAACACAAGCACATCGATCTCTTGCGCTGCACTTCCTGCCAATCTTGCAAGGCTCAGAGCAAACCTTCATGAGGGCATTTTGAATGATGTATTCTTCAACAGCTTTCTTCAGTCCTTTCCTGGCGGGGTGTTTAGTACTCAGTAAGAAATGGAGGGGTTTCAGAGAGTAATGCACAACTTCAGGGAGACTCTTTAAAGACTCAGTCCATTTTTTAAGGGCATTTGTGTGTGATGAGTGAGAAAAAAGCAGATCTTCTCCATTTATGTTTCCTCCAATAATTTCCATTTGACGTTCACTAAACATGGAGCTGAACTTTCGATTTGTGTGCATCTTCCTCTTCAGTTCTTGACACATATGTGTCTTTGCCGTCAGAGTTGCCGCATGGTATGAACCAGAGGCTTCAACATCCAAACAGTCTTTCACTGCAGTGTCTGTAAGTCCATTCATTGTTGCCTGACAGCTTTTGATGGCTGTTATGGCTTTCATTTGTCCTCCTAACTTGACATTTGTGATATAGTGAGTGCCGTATGTGGTGATCAGGTTGCGGTAGGCATCTGGATTGTAGGATGCAGGGAGTGATTTGATTGCTTCAAGAAACTCTGCTTGAAGAGGAGGTTTTGAAGATACACAATATCTGTAAAGAATCAGtaaacacatatatatttagtgGAACAATTTGATAGTAAAGTTTTAGTTTCATAGTCATTGTCTTTTTAACAGTATGAGTGCAGAAAAACAACCTGTAAAAATTACACGCAACTTCATGTTTGGTGAAACTGTACTTGTCTGCTTTTGATTTTCTCATTGCAAATTTTGCTTCTCTGGAATGAGTGCTTCCAACTGTATCTCCATAAGCCTTCATATCTAAACCATTTTTCCAACTAGCCGAGAGTGCTGATGATGAATCATTGACCAATGCCTCACTTGATTCAAAGATTTTACTGGAGACTTTCATCGAACACTTTGGCAAGGTCCTCCAGAACACAACTGCAGCTGGTAGCTTCTGTTTTATTCCATTCATGTAGTTGTTTTTGTGCAGTTTACAGCGGCCGTTTCCTAAATCCCATTTTTCCATGTTGATCACATAAGAACCTTTTCGCTCCATGGTCACAACATCAAATCCTTCTCCAGCAAGATTGTATCCTGGAACAAAAGGAGCATCCTCACACTCTTTTGATGTGCCTATGTCATCCTCTCCAGAAATGGTCATGAGAAGCAATGCCCAGAATACAAGAAGATAAACCTGCATCTGCCCCATGATCTGTAGTAAGAGAAGAAAATTGAAATAAAGTCAACATTGGTGTcagattttacattaaaaaacttcTTCAGAAAATTGATTATATCaacaatgttacttttaaataaataaaaaaacatttgaaataccAGTATGTACTGTAAAACACcaattgtttctttaaaattgtgatttacTTGAAGACTTTTTCTTATAGTTTCTTACCACTGAATTCACAGGTGAGcagaacaaaatgaaatgttttctctCTAACTGCTCATTTTATATGATGTTTGTGTAGCTGTGGGTGTCAGAATTATAGTAGCTACAAATGATATGCATTGTTATGAGTGTTAGGGTTCCACCCTGACAGGCTTTTCTAGATGTGTTTGACTTAATGCTGCAGTGCACAAACTGATCAGCCTCTGACTTAAAGCAGTGCATGGTggataggatttttttttttgacttgagATGGTGCAGATGCTACATCACTGTGATGTATGCCATTAAAATACCATGAGAGTGATTCAAGAGCAGTCGACTGGCTCATTCTgtgcagtttcttcagagcaaCTCTATGAGCTCTGATGACGACACAGCTGTTGCACATCTAGCCGGATTCACAGATAACAACAGTGGagtgttttctgtttatttatgatGTTAAATTCAGCTGCATTTGAAGTCGAACActccttttgtctttttttccatgtctgtatgtttgttttgtgtttaaacATATAGCTTTTTCTTTGTGTTGGCTATGTTTTCCCTTTGCCATGGCACCTCGTTTAGACCTTGTCTTGGTAATTTTGCTCATCTGTTCCTTGTGTGTATTCGTCTTTCTTTAATAACATTATGTGTAGAACACATAGTGTTATTAGAATGTTTGGTTCTGACATTTACATACTGTGACAAAGCACCTGTCTGTCACCGCTGAGGGAGCAGCACTGGCTCGCAtatacacttacacacacccacacacccCATCTGCCCACGGACATTTTCCCACAACACAGTTCCCAACATCTCATACCCaatcatctcacacacacacattaactgTGTCTTGTGTTTCGTCCGCGTGTCTTTGTAcaagtatttgtttgtttgtcaggaAGTAGTCGGTCTTTCGGTGGGTCGCGCCGCCGGAAGCCGGCAAAACCATAGTTAGTTTGTGACGGGGATAGTGTGAATTATGTGTTAATTGTTTAcatgtttatgtgttttaataatgatGAATGTGTTTTATTGGAAGAATTAACAgtggaaaaattattatttaatgtagatTTAATGAATGTCTTGGAATGTGTTGATGTAAAATGTTTATGGTATACCTGAAAACTTACCTGTTGGTAGTGTTGCCAAGGAAGGGGTGGAGTCTGGCCTATAAAAGGGGAGGCCAGACTCCCAGACAGTTGCTTGTTAACCAAGTCAGTGAGAGTGTTACTGTGGTACCTCGAGCAAATTCCTCAACtaattttttgtatattgtgGATACGGTGTGTGGttgtaaatatagttttttcatctttattttcttatttgttgtttctttggtactttgtatatttttgtgcacACCTGTATATATTCTTCACTGTGGACTGTCTGGATTATTGGCACTGTAAATAAACTACACCCTGCACAGAAGTGCTTTGCGAGTAagccatcatttttttttgtgttttcacgGACTCACGTTCCCTTTTCCCCTCCCCCTGAAGCGAGTCGTGGCACTCACTTCATCACACATACCctttacaaaaagtattcaaagTTCATGGAACGTCCTAATGATGCTCTTAATGAATGTTCTCATAATACTGAGATAAACGCTCTTAGAACAACATTCCCGGAACATCcttataatgttattaatattttctgaatGTTTTCATAATGTTATCATAAAATGTTGTGAGGATAAGGTTTATGGAATGCTCTAATGTTATTTGTACTTGAACATAATTTcgaaagaaaatgtttttagtgtgacattttcaaaaatatcttcatgatattgttaatattttgtcacgggggcggagcaaagcgacagacacagtgggcgtgacgtcaggcctcggagaggcttttattaaacaataaaacaaagtgtccaaaaaggggggaaaaaagtgtccaaaataaaagggggatctggtgtcctcgacgtgacgggttccgtgaaggaggggtagtgttccgaagggaagggtccaggtaaggggcggagtccggcggccgcacgcgctccccgctcaggcttctctagcggcatcgtcctaTCTACGCGGCACTTCTGGGGGGATAAAACGGCCCGGCATCCTAGCCCGTCAGCCGTCACGGGTGCGGTCCGGCAGCTCGTCCTACGGCGGCGCTCgtccctcttcaccccttcctggacccacgaggacaccagcgtgcatgcacggggaagagtccggtctcctgaggagaggcgcgctcggcattttaacagcgatgaggcacacctgatgtgaatgaagcctcatcacacgccgccagacctggatgtttcagcgcccctcctcctcccacacgcccactcccgtcgggagcctggtgaagcgCGGCGATTACCaacggggtgcagctgacaattagaggggaggcagtcgactcgtcacaatttgttaaatgttttcagAAATGCGGTCTTAAACTTGCTGTTTGGTTGTAAAGTGGAAGTTTTCTGCAAGAATTCTTCTGTCAGTGTTTTGATAGCATTTCCTGTGTAGTTCGCTGTCTAATTTGTGTAGCTCAGGTGAGTTCCCTACTGAAAAAAACCCATCTTAACCCAGCTTAAACCATTTTCCTTTTATTCCAGACATAGCCTGCAATAATTTAGAAACATGCCCCTGATAGTTGTTccttttattgctaaaataaagataaaatttatgtgtatatatgtgtatatttgtgtgtatatatatatatatatatatatatacttccaTTTGGATATTCCTGTAggtgtttaattaatgtaactattttattgataaatgagTATACATGGATGAATATGAATAGGAATATCTTAGCATGAAcaatttttagctgttttagcTAAACTGACTATGGTTACAAGGGCTGCCTCCTGAGTTCTGATCATCAATTAACCATTAGCCTATCAAAATTTCATTAggtgctagaaaaaaaaaaatccacaggaagtggtgaagtcCATGATGTAATTCTGGCCCTAGGTCTCTATGAACTTGAGGGtgtcaaaaaaaacagaaactccATGCTTGcttcacagacatgaaaaatgtatctatagaaggcaaaatgtctacttttaaataagccagttaaaatggaaaacaaatattttcagattgtgtaaTCCATTCAATCAAATGTGCACATCCACTGTAGAGATGACAAGTGTTATCGACTTTATCACTGCAGccgaaaatacagaaaacacatattaatgaattattataatgttaaggCAGTCTTCTTTGCCGTTTTCTTTACCTACTCCAGAGTGAATATATGCTGCGAAAAGGCCAGACAGGAAGATGGGCTGGAAAgcattacaatcaaacaataaGCGAATTAGCAAGTTATCGAAGGTTCTTGCACATCTCGCTGCTTACGTTAACTGCTTTAACAGCACCATTCAAAGTTTATGTGACAGTTTACATCCTCCGTGAGCAGGATGACCGCGAGTTGCTAGacttaaagggatcatcggatgcccattttccacaagttgatatgattctttagggtcttaatgaaaagtctctaatatactttgattaaaaattctcaatggttttgtaaaacaacaccctttttaccttgccaaaatcagcattttaaggggttgttcctttaaatgcagatgagctctgctcaccccacccgtctcttctctctgtggaaagacggtcttgtttacattagccgcatttagccgctaaacttcctaactaccacgttataaggaaaggcgatcgcaaagattcacaaaaaaacgcttatactcacttctgctgtaagtgaagctggatcatgaatgattcgcgcgaacatagacggatatatgtagatcgggaggcacattccattcacaaacaaacataatctaccgCATCTGCAGAAGCTCAAAtttcgggagtaaatgacgaccactatgttcattattacatccagcaacacaacacctcaaacgctcaatcggagatattcttttctaacttacatccctgctccggcatcaaaacatggaaagttactggactgtgacagctgatctgaggtaagacgctcatgtcaatcaactatagtgggagtggcctctgtgggtgtgacggcacatctgagaatggctcaatttgaaaaaggggatattatttttacagattaattaaaaaccactgcatggatctttatcattatagggcagatttgtacatacatcgcaacacacattaatgttcaaacaacatgaaaaaagtgaacttagcatccgatgacccctttaagtatcgTCACGCGTTTCATTTCGGCGCCCCTGTTAACAGATGACTGCTTGTacaaatttgatttacatcataTACAATAATCACAAGAAAGTGTGCTGAACAACACGACTTTCCTGTGAATCACAACTGTTGTCAATGAAGCATGTAATTGTTACCGTAGGAACCCAGAGATTTTCCGCCTATAGCCGCTATGAGGCCGGGGAATGTGTGAAATCCTCCCACTACCACGCTCCTTAAACCCGGCACAAGTCTCCCTCGCGCCCCGTGGATGGAGGATTTGTTTATCTGCGGTTACCACAAATGTAGACACCTTAATACACTACTGCAGTTACCAAGCATgaaaaatttaaagtaaaataaatcacTTACCACAGTTGTGATTTGTACTTATTGCTGCTCCCGTATGTCGACTGTTGAAGAAAATTCCGCCTCTgtagatttaaaatttacagcaaTATGCTAATATCCACGTGATCAGATAATGCtttaagcgtttttttatgttaaagatattgttttttttctcctagtggtttttaattgcaggtgattgttatttattatataaagactgtgtttgtttcatttatattttgtgtaaaagtctAAAACActcgttaaaaataaaacagctgactaTATTTGTTCATACAACTATGGTGAATGTATTTCTTCAGACAATAATTTAATCTGATTTGAGttctatgctgattttttgagtgctagcttgattttatgctatactttatactacaatttattttagacaGATATATTCTcagatatattatcattaacaactagaataATTTAAGCTGTATCATTTAGCCTACGTGATTATGATACTAAACTTACCTTGAATTGATCCTTGTCAGTAAGTGAAACAAACTGATTAAGTTGTAATTAGATCAAATGGGCACCAgcttggtcaggctgggagaccaactaaaaccagctacttccagctaaaaccagcctggccaggctgggagaccagctaaaaccagctaattccagctacttccagcttaacaAGCTAAAACctgcctggccaggctgggagaccaggtaaaaccagctacttccatcttaaccagctaaaaccagcctggccaggctgggagaccagctaaaaccagctacttccagcttaaccggctaaaaccagcctggtcaGACtaggagaccagctaaaaccagctacttccagctaaaaccagcctggccaggctgggagaccatctaaaaccagctaattCCAGCTACCCacacggaaataacctatataaacatatatgttttaatataggttttgatataggtttttaatatatgtgacatatataaaattggccgttttcctatattatatgcatataatataggaaaacggccaattttagctgtatatataaaattggccgGTTTCCTAGCcatatataaaattggccgttttcctatattatatgcatataatataggaaaacggccaattttatatatgtcacatatattaaaaacctatatcaaaacctatattaaaacatatatgtttatataggttattttCGTGTGGGTAAATTCCGTAACATGCCAGTTACATGTGATACCAATTTCACGTGTTCGCACAtaagttttttgcatttttttttttttagttagttcttAGTTATTGCCTTGATAATACAAAATATGAGCTAGGCATCATGTATGACAGTTGCTAAAGTGAGATATGAGCTAAAATGACCAGATCCTGCCATGAGCTATATAGGAGACATATCTTGTAAGTACATATAGGGCTTTTTTGTGGATATAAAGAAGCAATACAGGAGACCTATATAGcctgtatatgcacatatatgcacctcaattttgcctatatgtggcatatatacgcata of the Labeo rohita strain BAU-BD-2019 chromosome 19, IGBB_LRoh.1.0, whole genome shotgun sequence genome contains:
- the LOC127181716 gene encoding perforin-1, translated to MGQMQVYLLVFWALLLMTISGEDDIGTSKECEDAPFVPGYNLAGEGFDVVTMERKGSYVINMEKWDLGNGRCKLHKNNYMNGIKQKLPAAVVFWRTLPKCSMKVSSKIFESSEALVNDSSSALSASWKNGLDMKAYGDTVGSTHSREAKFAMRKSKADKYSFTKHEVACNFYRYCVSSKPPLQAEFLEAIKSLPASYNPDAYRNLITTYGTHYITNVKLGGQMKAITAIKSCQATMNGLTDTAVKDCLDVEASGSYHAATLTAKTHMCQELKRKMHTNRKFSSMFSERQMEIIGGNINGEDLLFSHSSHTNALKKWTESLKSLPEVVHYSLKPLHFLLSTKHPARKGLKKAVEEYIIQNALMKVCSEPCKIGRKCSARDRCACVCESSRTIKSNCCPAESGLATLKVYNLRARGLYGDRVTQTDGCVLVKYGRKSRRTVTINNNDNPRWRETFNFGAIKISMARQITFKVYDADSSWNSDFLGSCSFHLRSGVVYDACAFKYGTFYFTYEVKCEPSLQGPKCNEYKPSPMAAPLADIFSSRNGVLVKDLPRLELAFNNSNKS